A segment of the Streptomyces sp. L2 genome:
GTGCTGGAAGGGACGTTCCGAGGCAGTGCGGTCATGGTGCCTCCTCTACGCGCCGTCACCTATCGCGGTGATGTAATCCACCGAGTCCTCGGGTGAAAGGGCGTGGATCCGAAGGGTGTTGAAGGCCTCCCCATACGCCTGGAGGTCTTCTTTCCGTTCCAGATAGAGGCTACTCGTCAACTGGTCCAGAACAACCACGTCCAGATCAGAAGTGCTCGGAAAGGAGAAGATAACGAAAGGGCCGGTGAGGCCGACATGCGCCCCGGTCGCGAACGGCAGTACCTGGAGCCTGACTTGGGGCAACTGCGCCGCCTCCGCCAGCCGCTTCAGCTGACGGGCCATCACCTCTGGTCCGCCCACCTCGCGCCGGAGCACCGCCTCGTCCAGCACCGCGCTCAGCCGCAGCGGGGGATCCGAGCGCAGCACGTCCTGCCGGGCCAGGCGCACCTCCACCAGCGCGTCCAGCCGCTCCTCGTCCAGGCCCTCCACCGCGGACCGGGTCACCGCGCGGGCGTACTCGGGGGTCTGCAGCAGCCCCGGCACCACCGTGGTCTCCAGGGTGCGCATGCCGCTCGCCTGCGACTCCAGGCTGATGAAGTCCCGGTAGGCCGGGGGCAGGATCCCCCGGTAGGCGTGCCACCAGCGGTGCCGGGCGCTCGCGTGCTCCGACCCCGCCAACCCCAGAAGTAACTCGCGCAGTTGCCCGTCGTCGACCCCGTAGGTGTCGAGGAGTAACCGCACATCGGCCGGTTTCACCCCGCTGGCGCCGGTCTCGATACGGCTCACCTTCGACTGGTGCCAGCCCACCAGGCGGGCCGCGTCACCACTCGTGAGCCCCGCCCCGGTGCGCAGCGCGCGCAGTTCGGCGCCCAGTTTGCGGCGCCGCACCGCGGGACCGTTCTGCATGGGCTCCTCCTCACTCGCCATTACTCCTTACGGGCCGCCCAAATACGCTCTGCCGTCGCAGAGTTCACCGCATCGAGCGACAGATATATGCATATCTTGGTGGATCGCTCCCCGTGACCGGTCCGGTGGTGGCAGTCTGACGAGGAAGCACCAGTCCGGGACCGTACTCGAACCAGCCGCTCCTTGTCGGACCGCGGCCCCGGGGGAAAGGGACGACGTCGCCATGGCAGACCACCTGGAAGCATCCGTCACTCTGCCGAGCGATCCCGCCTCGGTCTCCGCGGCCCGCGCCTACGTGCTGGGCACCCTCGCGGAGTGGGGCCTGCCGTCGGACACCGACGCGGCCGACACCGTGCGGCTCATCGTCTCCGAACTGGCCACCAACGCCGTACAGCACACCTTCGGGCAGTCACCCACGTTCACGGTGGACCTCGCCCTGGACCGTGACGAGGACCTGCGCATCGGCGTCACGGACAGTCACCCGCGCTTCCCGAAGAGACTCCCGGCGGCCGTCCAGCAGGACAACGGCCGCGGCATGGTCATCATCCGCTGGCTCACCGCCGAGTGCGGCGGCAGGCTCCGGGTCCGGCCCACGCGCGAGGGCGGCAAGACGGTGCTGATCGAACTGCCCTGGACGGCCCCCGCGGAACCGGTACCGGCCGCGGGCCAGCAGGAAACCTAGGGCGGGCCGGCGGGCGCTAAGGGCCGGCGGTATAGCACGCGCGTGCCCCCCGTCCGGGAGAGCGGGCGCGTGGCCCCGCCCGGGAGAGCACGGGCGCGGCCCCCCCGACAGGGAGAGCGGGCGCGTGGCCCCCGCCCGGGAGAGCACGGGCGCGGCCCCCTCCGGAGCCGCGCCGCTCACCGCATGGAGCCGGGTCAGCTGACCCGGCCGTACCAGACGTGGTTCGTCCAGAGTTTCTCCAGCTTCACCACTTCCCCCGTCCTCGGTGCGTGCCAGATCTTTCCCTTCCCGGCGTAGATGCCGACGTGGTAGACGCTGGATCCATAGTGAAAGAACACCAGGTCGCCCGGTTTTCGGTGGTCGGCCGAGACGTGGTGCGTCCGGTTGTACTGCTGCGCCGCCGTGCGGGGCAGCTTCTTGCCCGCCTTCTTGAACGAGTACAGCGTGAGCCCGGAGCAGTCGAACCTGCGCGGCCCGGTGGCCCCCCACTGGTACGGGGAGCCCTTCTTGGACGCCGCGACCCGGAGGGCCTTCGTCGCCATGGTGGCGGCCGAGGCGTCGGCGGACAGACCCGGCGCCACGATGGTGCCGCCCACGGCGGCGAGGGTGAGGGCAGAGGCCGTACCGGCACGTGCCATCAGCGACGGGACACGATTGAGCGCAGTCATGCG
Coding sequences within it:
- a CDS encoding helix-turn-helix transcriptional regulator, with product MQNGPAVRRRKLGAELRALRTGAGLTSGDAARLVGWHQSKVSRIETGASGVKPADVRLLLDTYGVDDGQLRELLLGLAGSEHASARHRWWHAYRGILPPAYRDFISLESQASGMRTLETTVVPGLLQTPEYARAVTRSAVEGLDEERLDALVEVRLARQDVLRSDPPLRLSAVLDEAVLRREVGGPEVMARQLKRLAEAAQLPQVRLQVLPFATGAHVGLTGPFVIFSFPSTSDLDVVVLDQLTSSLYLERKEDLQAYGEAFNTLRIHALSPEDSVDYITAIGDGA
- a CDS encoding ATP-binding protein, whose protein sequence is MADHLEASVTLPSDPASVSAARAYVLGTLAEWGLPSDTDAADTVRLIVSELATNAVQHTFGQSPTFTVDLALDRDEDLRIGVTDSHPRFPKRLPAAVQQDNGRGMVIIRWLTAECGGRLRVRPTREGGKTVLIELPWTAPAEPVPAAGQQET
- a CDS encoding C40 family peptidase, which translates into the protein MTALNRVPSLMARAGTASALTLAAVGGTIVAPGLSADASAATMATKALRVAASKKGSPYQWGATGPRRFDCSGLTLYSFKKAGKKLPRTAAQQYNRTHHVSADHRKPGDLVFFHYGSSVYHVGIYAGKGKIWHAPRTGEVVKLEKLWTNHVWYGRVS